A genomic stretch from Hemibagrus wyckioides isolate EC202008001 linkage group LG02, SWU_Hwy_1.0, whole genome shotgun sequence includes:
- the rpusd1 gene encoding RNA pseudouridylate synthase domain-containing protein 1: MEPASVENLCVLYHSADYLVLNKHWDIRIDSKLWSETHTVQKQLKHRFPQLADPQTHYGFRFCHQLDFSTSGALCVALNKAAAGRAYRCFKDRTVTKAYLALVRGTVAESRTMLDAAIGKNTTEGKTHMMCVAGTDGCENPKPSQTLLTVLEYGSYDGEPVTKVLLQPLTGRTHQLRVHCSSVGHAIVGDVTYSLGTDSAPYRMMLHAYFLRIPLEQEVIEVTSSDPFVSELDPKWTPETHVQNLQSLMTEIVTRTKAEEQQREEEKLANEEEKKNRRRKSVEESEEERAQCQQWLSEWTLSD, translated from the exons ATGGAGCCGGCGAGTGTGGAGAACCTGTGCGTGTTGTACCACAGTGCTGATTACCTGGTGCTCAATAAACACTGGGACATTCGCATTGACAGCAAACTGTGGAGTGAAACCcacacagtgcagaaacaaCTGAAGCACCGATTCCCTCAGCTTGCTGACCCTCAGACACACTACGGcttcag GTTCTGCCATCAGCTGGACTTTTCCACCAGCGGTGCGCTGTGTGTGGCGCTGAATAAAGCTGCAGCTGGACGAGCGTATCGCTGTTTCAAAGACAGAACAGTGACCAAGGCTTACCTCgctctg GTTCGAGGCACTGTGGCTGAGAGCAGAACGATGCTGGACGCCGCCATCGGGAAAAACACCacagaaggaaaaacacacatgatGTGTGTGGCAGGAACAGATG GATGCGAGAATCCCAAACCCAGCCAAACATTATTAACTGTATTGGAATATGGATCATATGATGGAGAGCCGGTTACTAAAGTTCTTCTGCAGCCTCTTACAG GACGCACCCATCAGCTCCGAGTCCACTGCAGCTCCGTCGGTCACGCCATCGTAGGCGACGTCACGTACAGCCTCGGCACAGACAGCGCTCCGTATCGCATGATGCTTCACGCCTACTTCCTCAGAATCCCTCTGGAGCAGGAGGTCATCGAGGTCACGTCTTCCGATCCCTTCGTCTCTGAACTGGACCCCAAATGGACGCCAGAAACACACGTTCAGAACCTCCAGAGCTTAATGACTGAAATTGTAACGAGAACCAAAGCTGAGGAGCAACAAAGGGAGGAGGAGAAGCTAGCGaatgaagaagagaagaagaataggaggaggaagagtgtggaagAGAGCGAGGAGGAACGAGCGCAGTGTCAGCAGTGGCTCTCTGAATGGACGCTCAGCGACTAa
- the dctn5 gene encoding dynactin subunit 5, producing MELSEILYNKAEYIETASGNKVSRQSVLCGSQNIVLNGKTIVMNDCIIRGDLANVRVGRHCVIKSRSVIRPPFKKFSKGVAFFPLHIGDHVFIEEDCVVNAAQIGSYVHIGKNCVIGRRCVLKDCCKILDNTVLPPETVVPPFTVFSGCPGLFTSELPECTQELMIDVTKSYYQKFLPLSQI from the exons ATGGAGCTGAGTGAAATTTTATACAACAAGGCGGAATATATCGAGACA GCATCAGGCAATAAAGTGAGCAGGCAGTCGGTTCTGTGTGGGAGCCAGAACATCGTTCTAAATGGAAAA ACCATAGTGATGAACGACTGCATCATCAGAGGAGATCTGGCTAACGTCAGGGTTGGCAGGCACTGTGTCATCAAGAGCAGGAGTGTAATCCGGCCGCCATTTAAAAAGTTCAGCAAAGG GGTGGCTTTCTTCCCCTTGCACATCGGAGATCACGTGTTCATAGAGGAGGACTGTGTCGTGAATGCGGCTCAGATCGGCTCCTACGTCCACATCGGGAAAAACTGCGTCATC ggTCGGCGGTGTGTACTGAAGGACTGCTGTAAAATCCTGGATAACACGGTCCTGCCTCCTGAGACGGTCGTTCCTCCATTTACAGTGTTCTCTGGATGTCCAG gattATTTACCAGTGAGCTCCCCGAATGCACACAGGAGCTGATGATCGACGTGACCAAGAGCTATTATCAGAAATTCCTCCCTCTAAGCCAAATCTAA
- the ndufab1b gene encoding NADH:ubiquinone oxidoreductase subunit AB1b: protein MASRVLVHCVRSVRLLQHSGVIKSASQRSLTLVPFKQPAKWTELLRVPTPALQLCRQYCDSQPLTLHSIEERVMNVLKLYDKIKPETLQTSSHFMKDLGLDSLDQVEIIMAMEDEFGFEIPDAEAEKLMTPAEVVQYIASKKDVK from the exons ATGGCGTCCCGGGTACTCGTGCACTGCGTCCGCTCTGTAAGGTTATTACAGCACAGCGGAGTTATAAAATCCGCCAGCCAAAGATCACTGACTCTGGTTCCGTTTAAACAGCCAGCGAAATGGACCGAGCTTTTACGG GTCCCCACTCCTGCTCTGCAGCTGTGTCGGCAGTATTGCGATTCGCAGCCACTAACCCTGCACAGCATCGAAGAGCGTGTCATGAACGTCCTTAAACTGTACGACAAGATCAAACCAGAGACG CTTCAGACATCATCTCACTTTATGAAGGACTTGGGACTGGACAGTTTGGACCAGGTGGAAATTATCATGGCGATGGAAGACGAGTTTG GATTTGAGATTCCAGATGCAGAGGCAGAGAAACTGATGACTCCTGCAGAAGTTGTACAGTACATCGCCAGTAAAAAAGACGTCAAGTAA